DNA sequence from the Siniperca chuatsi isolate FFG_IHB_CAS linkage group LG3, ASM2008510v1, whole genome shotgun sequence genome:
gctagctagctagttcgccgacttccttcctcactctctgatGTATCATCTGGTGTTTCCCGTGTTTCCCTGGAAGTTATAGCAACTAGAGGGGGTAAAGGGGACATGACGCcattgacaggcgaccaaatgaaacgcacCATTCACTTGAATAAAATTACggatttctctgggtttgaacattGGTGGAAATGTTTGGGATAATGTgagtacacaactcaacaaaatatataacgtAAGTCTAGtcgtttttatacattttaatgcggaaatgttacatattatacctttaatTATCAAACGTTCTGTGTACAGCAGTTTAACTTTGTGGCTGGTGTATAAGGATGaatgtatttcagtgtgtgtgtgtgtgtgtgcagattggTTAATAAATCACTTCATCAGGATCTAATAACTTTAAAATCTTCAGCTTCCACCTACAGCTGCAGCACATCTGTTGCCGGGGACGACCAAAGCAGCATCTCCAGTTCCTcctccagccaatcagatgcGAGCTATGGAAGCAGACTTCCATTTTGGGTGGAGCCTTTAGCTAGACCGCACCTCTCCAACGAGACAGCGTCAAGCTCCTCCACGCTGAAGGCTTTGACCAGTTCAGATGACCGGCTTTATGCTACTGTGATGGGAAGCTCCGGGACTAGTCCATCCTCCGCCCAGCTCCACCCTCGTGGTCTCCATGACAGCGGGCGGCAGAGCTCATTAGACAGTGGGATTGGGATAGCGACAGGCAGTCAGTCGTCTTACTCAGGGAGCTTCTCTTCGTATACGGGGAGTTTGGACACGACCAGCCAGGGAGGGGGGGAAGAGTTTGGCTCCTTGGCCAGCCtacctgctcctcctcctccttcttcacctccttctgttcctcccccttctccttttCAATCCACACTCACCCCAGAGAACAGTTCTGctacttcctcttcctccccttgtGCCTCCAGGTCTAGCTCTTGTGCGTCTTGGGGGCGCAGTGAGGAGTATCAAATCCCCAGCCTGCTTAGACTGCGGTATGACACCCCCAGGAATCTGCTCCAGAGCCTGAACCTGAGGGAACCCTCCGCTAGAGAAGACCCACCTGAGCTGGGCAGGGACAGAAGGAGCAGTGGAGATGGAGGGGATAGTCAGGGACAAAGGTTCAGCAACAGCCCCACAGGACCCACGGCTCAGCTTCAGGCCATGATGCAGCGCTCCCACTCCTGGGGCAGTGAGAGGGCACCCTCTGTGGACAGTGAAGGAACGTCCACACAAATAGCCCTGCTGGTGCCTGGAGACTTGGTTTGTGGAGGAGCACAGGTACTGGCAGTCTCACACGCttttaatacatcaataaaccAGTCAACCAATCAACCAACCAAGCAGAATATAGCATATCAGAGGTAGTATTATCAGATAATGTATAATGCCTTTTGAGTctcctttaaaattaaaaccCCTGTTCAGAAATCATCAGTTATATTTTACACAGGCTGGATTAGTGGGACCAGAGAACATAtgcctttttaaacatttttataatactAGAGTCTAATCACCCCGAGGAGATTTGGTTAATCACATCACAATccaagaaaatgtaaacagatcATTATGTAATTGAAGCTCAGCTCTATAGAGAAATCCTCCGACTTCAAGGGAATTTTGTTTCTgtgctaacatttgcattaAGTGTGGAGTCTGTTTGCAAATCATCATGCTAATCATTTACTCCAGCTCTTGGGTTTGCTCCCACAGATGCTAATCTGTCCCTAATGTCTTCTTAAAGTTTCTGCTTGCATTTATTAAGCCCGCAgtggcattttttaaattcttgtgCTCATAAATGGGATGTTATGTAACTATCCCTTGTGCTAATAAGCTAGGATGTGTTCCTTGGTAGAATTGTGGTTTGGATGTTGAGGGATGAGGAAAGAGGCAGGGTGAGTACAAGTGATATGCTGAGGTTACCATGTCAGCACCTGCTGTCACTGATGTTTAGCTGTGTTATAGTCGAGGCACCTCAGTGAGACACTGCTGTAAATCTGGGAGCAAgtatctgtctttgtttgctctCACAAGCAACAAAGTTCAAAAccatattttacagttaaagaTTTGGGTTCTGTTGTTCTAGTATGCTAGATCTGTTTGATCCTGGgaacatttttactttcaaaatggagaaaagaggCTCTGCACATTTAGGTCCAGTCTTAGGTATTTAATAATAAAGTCAAGCTTTAGGTTACTAGACCCTCATCAGGGCAAAAAAAGGACATATGACACATTTACATGCAGTTCACAATTGTACTTCTCAAGTTCCAAATACATAGGAAGCtccacatatacagtataacacaacaagactaagagtctacagccatgccggcggctctgtgaggctgtacttaggcacggtggtgctttgagctaaatgccgcatgctaacatgctcacaatgacaacgctaaGATGCTCATGTTCAGACGGTGTAATGTTTACATCACCCATCATCATCTtacatcatcttagtttagcatgataacatttgctaattagcaccagacacaacagctgaggctgatgggagtgtcattagttttactgggcaaattacattttttacctgatgatgacactagatgaaaagGGATCACCATAGtcagtaagattcatcctctgggcaccatggatatctgtaccgaatttcatgacaatccttccagtagctgttgagataggcctatttcagtctggaccaaagtggtggaccgaccaaccaacagactgaaattgccatccctagagggGAGGAAGCAACAGGAATAAAGTGCAGGACCCAGTACTACAACCCTGAAACACATCACTCCATCCATAGCACAATGCCCATATCAAAGCCTACATTTAAACTTAACCTAACAGAACCTTACATGTGTATTCAATAACGTTCTTGGCAATCTATaccctgaaaatgaaaaaaaaaaaaatcattaaaagtaTCAAGGTTaagctgaaatgaaaaaactgaaaaacacttCACTATACAATACCACTACAAAAGCCAATTTGTAGAGGCTTGAAACGATCatttttttagtttatattgCATGAGATGTCGATTCAACTGGATGGTAATTTTTGAGGCCATAGTTTGCCATAGAGTGTTGTTCAGCAAATTGCCAATTAAGTGTCTTTTAGTCAGTCTCGGTGAGGGTCTTTTCTAATGCAGTTTTCTTCTGTTTGGCCTTTGTAATTGTAACTTTTCACCCTTGCCGTATTACGTAATTTTGCAGTGTTTAAGGCTGATGCACCAGCAGTTCAAGCAGCAATTATCTGGCCTCTTTACGTACACACTGCTACTTGCTCTTGAACCTAATGACTCACTTGGGTGGCTGCCTTTGTAATTGGGATTTACAGTAGTCAATGGCTTAAAGGCTCATGGAGAAGCtgaaaatactgcaaaaaacaaaaaaggagcaGAAAAGCAGGAAGAATGACACTTAAACATaatcatttctgtttaaaatatACTTGCTATTTTGTGATTCAAACCGGGGATCACTGGCATTATAAACCATTACCACCACACCAGAggactgaaaaaacaaaaccttgttTTAACCATTTGTTAGCTTGCTTTTTAAGACCACACACCAGCTCATACTGTACTAACAGTGTATTGTAGTGGCTGCCATCCTGTAATCACAGCATGCAGTTTAGTCTCCAGTCCAAGTGACTTTGCACGACTTTTGGTCTGAAAACCACAGGGCGTGGAAACATGGGTGAGAAGATTCAAACACCAGACAGAAGTGACAGTGAGTTAAAGCCAGGTCCTTCTCACTGTGAGGTGACAGTGCCACCCGCTGAGCCACTGAACCGCCAATATAGACAaacaataattataaaaaaacgAGGTGTGGGTTTGTATTAAAAACCTGTCTAGAGCTGGTGTTGTTTTCCCTTTGATACTTTTGTCTGAAACCTCAAAAGCCCTCAGAAGAGACTTCTCCACATTGTCTAATTCATTTTCTGATGGGTTGTGAAAAGCCTTTTCCGGACTTGTAGCGAGCAAATTATCAtcagagcaggagaggaggcagCATGTCTTGTGATTTCTGACAGCttgtgtaggagtgtgtgtgtgtgttcattataCATCATGTGTatgctggagagagagagcgagagcaaAAGGGGACAGAGAAAGTTAATGAGTAGTGATGAAACCGACAGAAACCCTCGGAGAGGAGAATCCTGTTGTACGAAACACAAATGAGTTTTCTTTATTCATCATTCCCCGACTCTCAAGTGTCAGCGGTTCAATGTGGCAAAAACTACACATCCTTCATGCTGGTTAATGAGGCGATGCCTGATTCCACAAGTTGTATTATGTCCGTCGGAACAAACCATATGACAGATAATATTCCTGAAGTTCGATATTTGCTGCTGTAAGCAGGAGAAAATGGTAAATTGGGACACATTGTCAGAGATTTCTCATGTCTGAGCCAGCCACCCTTTTGTCTCTTGTCTGCCACCTCTAAAGATGTCAGCTCTGTATCACCCTTTTTTCTTCACCTCATGCCCCCCCGCATCAGTTCTTTTCGAAGCCTCTCTGTCCACAGCCGCTTACAATATCTCACCTCTCCGTATTTCATTTCTCACCGGTTTGAAAAGTAAGCAAGCTAACAATGTTGAATGTTGCAGTGAAAAACAATTAACCCTGCCTCTGCCATAACCTCTCTTGTCTCCCCACCCAGTGCAGTCAAGGTTTGGACAACTACATTACACCAGAGCAGTGGCGGTGGACGAGGAACAGATGCTTGACTCAGGTAAGATTTCATCTGCCTGCTTTAGATCTGGGTTTTATAGAGCCATAAAAAAGAGCTTTTGTATGCTTAAAGCAAGCAAGGTaacatttgaaagaagaaacaacacgcttattcctcttacaaatgaaaagttgaattatAAAGTGTAAACTTTGTAAAGGTTTAACCAGTTCTAGAGTGCTTTGAAAGTacagtttttgtcatttattttctagGTTGCCAACTCACCATCAGGCCTGTCACCTTCTGCAGATACACaaggtgtgtttgtgaatgcaaTTAGTGTGCTTGGGTCCTTTGTACTTTACtagagtatttccattttatatgtctattccaccacatttcagtggtaaatattgtacattgtactccactacactgGGAACcttgaaaaaatatttgcacCGGGGCCAATCGCAATTATGTTACGCTGCAGTGTtcatgcatcagtaataataatctaataagatcatatattattttgtagcactgacaggggccattctgctgcataatgagttcttttacttttgatactttgagtacattttgctacTTATACTAATACATACTTGTACCTAAGTAAGCTTTTAAATGAAGATCTTTcctgtaatggagtattttcacattgttgtattgttacttttacttaagtaaatgatctgaatacttccaccactgctctcccTGTGTCACTGTAGCCAAGTGAGACAGTGTCAATACAAAACATTAATGTGCTAAAAATGTGTTCCCAGAGCCTCCTCTCTGTGTGAGGGAGGAACATGATGACATTGGGGATGCTGGTGATAAGTTGGCAGGTCTGAAGAGGTCGGTGCCCTCTCTGCCACCCTCTGGCCCTCCGCCTCTGCCTGTAGCATTCAGCATGCATAGGCCAACATCAGCCTGTGGTAAGAAAATTACCAAATTTCTGATGAGTAAATTGTCATGTCGGATGTTTTCCAGCTCTAACTCATTTGTCTTGGTGTTTTTCTATCAAGAGTAGCTTACTGCTGATATACTGACACTTTATTCTGCTTTATCGAGTGGGCAACCAGTTTAACAGCTATCCTCTTGGATTTTTCCTTCAGGTATGTTCCCGTCTGCCCATGAAGCTCCTCCGTCTGTGTCCCTGGACACTGGGCTCCATAGTGACAGCACTGTTAATTATGTTAACATCCCCATTAGCCCCCTACCAGCTAAAACTAACAGAGAGCTCCTCTACTCGGAGCTGGACCTGCAGGAGCCCGGCTCAGCTCCAGTCTCCAGTCCGTACAGTGCTGTCAGAGGTAGCACTTTGCAGCTCTGCAGACCCAGTAAGAACACCGAGCCTTAAATGGCCGTTTTAGATCTCTAATtgtcctgtcctgctgctgatTTCTTTTCGATCTGGCTTCTGTGGGAATGTCTTTATGTCAGCTTTTGGGTACTATGTCTCCGCCACCCATAGGCCTAATGTATTATTTGCATACACACATTATAGTTTATGACACACTGTATACATTTATAGATTCATGAAGGGTAGTAAACAAAGGGCTAAGGAAAATAGAACTGgaatatgaaaaaaagtttgattaaTTTGGCTAAAATGTCATCTGTCTTTCTTAACCACTTGCTGGTTACTGGCAGGGTGGTTGATTTGTTAACTATGCTACCAGTATGTGTATTGATTCTTACAAATATACAACCAAAGAAATAGATGACACTGCTACAATTATGACAAAACTATAATGCTATTGCTGCTTATTTTCCTGCTTACCTCTTTGTTTGTATAGGCTATATTTTAACAAAGTGTatggaaatgttttctttgcaaTTCATATAAAGTAGGGACAGTTCAGTACACTGAATGAATGGGGAGAAACAATTTATTCATGTAAAACAGACATGAATTAGATTTTTAGTGCTAGTTCAGAGCCTAATTTATGTGGTATAATCAGACATTTTTGGATTGTGAAAAGGAGCAATTTACAGCAGtctaaatgtattaaaatgctCAAGTGTGAAATGGCATATTAAGGAGTACATCTTAAAAATATTGTATGCATTTTTACAGTCAGATGAAATGAACAGTTTACAGTTATATTCCAGCACTACCAATGAAGAAAACGTTGTCGGAAAAAATAGTGTATGGTTTAGGTTAATACAGGGTGAACAATGCATGTCAGGGATTGACAGGTCACTGCATGTTTTTCCTGCACGTGACAATTTTAAGTTAAAGAACACATGACACAAAGTAGtagttttctcttttctccccaTTTAACCACTGATTTCCCAACCAGAAGAGGGCTCCATCAGGTACGCCCACCTCGACATCTCTGCCATGGAAACAGCTCACAGAGTGGGGGCGGAGCATGTTCAGGGCAGGGAGGACAGACTGACTCAGCTGGAGAGCAGGCGGCGAGGGCCACCAAACAGACTCTGCAACGCTCAACTCGATGACACttcaaaataggttttttttttttattgctgattctctccatctctctgaaTAAGCTATAACGCTCAACTGCAGTTGATCAACATACCAATCGTTGTTGTACTTAAACACACCCACAGTTTTGCCTGTGTAAAGAAATTCCCACTAACAATCCATTCCACTAAGAATAAGAAGAAAATAGGAAATGTCTGGGAAGTCTCTTATGCAGCTGCCATCTtggatgtgttttgtgttctgtTAGTGTTGTAATTTCTCATATACTTGTACTTAAATTAGTGTGTCCTGCATTTCTCTTTATGACTTTCACcctacaaatgttttttttggctGCATGGCACTTGTCTGCTGAGGTCTGCCTTTTTTAAGATTCTCTCAGGATGACTGTTGCTTTGGTATAAATGGCCTTAATTATGAGGGAATGGcaccaaaaacaaatgtttaccACTGATATTATAGATACAAGACGAAGATAGACAGCAGCTTTGCTTCGCGTCAAGCTATAATTTGTTAAGATggaatttcttttaaatttacTTTCTTCAGACTATTTGGGCCGGGCTCTATTAGTTGTTACCTCTCTTACCAAGAGGTCACAAACTGCtgttatttaaattcaaattatttatCACAGGGTTGAAGCAGAATATGATCACATAATGAGATCAAGCCCCACTCATCGCACTGACACCTTACAAACGACTGTTAAGAGTCCCAGCTGGCTTGGCTATCATTCCACATCAGATCGTAAAAGCATTTGATTGAAATAAGCATCTTAGAGTTGTGCAAATTACATTAATCCAGGCCCATGTGGCCCAAGCAGGACATGACTGAGTAATCAGCCAGCCAGTAACATTATTCATCACAGTAATCAATGTCTCTGCTTCTGCTCTGTGAGAGGGCAGGAATTGATAAATGGAAAAGCACAGTGTGTGTTCCAATTTCTCACCTCCCTCTTGATATCATCAGGACAAATTGTCCAATATTTGACgctaatttatttttatggtGGCAGTTCCCCACCGGTGTGTctgaggaggagacgaggagaaaGAAACAACATGATGATGAGTTAGAAAAACTTAACATTTTACCAAGAATAGCCTGTTAATGTCACTACAGGGACTGCTTTCCTCGACAGGACTTGTAAATAataactgcatttatttatgccAAGACAATATGAATAatattaaactatatttttaaaatatgactgTTTGTATGTTGTTGGCAACACTGAATATTAAAGATTGCTGTTACATTTCCAGGTTTCAGTGCTTCTTACCTGTATCTGCAAAGCATTCTTCATTTTACATTGATTAGACAATAGCAGTAATAACATTACAATATTTCCGCAGACCAAGGTATGAGTTGCTACAGTAGTAACAGCCTATCTGATGTAGCATTTATTACTTGCACAGCGAACGACAGACAGGTGTGGATAAATTGTCTTGCCACCACAATGTGCCTATATTCCATCCCTCAGCAGCTAAACTACATCATCTAGTGAAGAgtgactcagctgctgctgtccatCTCTCACCTACCGCCCCCACAAAATTTGGCTTTCTTGGAGTACTGCCACATTTTCAGCCAGACATTCCTTCTACACCTGCCTGCCATTAGTTGTACAAATACATGTTGCTACAGAGTACCAGACTAGTATGTAAACTGTTCCATATTTATTTGATCTGTGCCATAACTGATAATCTCACCAGTTAGTTATCACAATAAGTGCAGCTGATTCATAAGGAATTTCTCATATGTATATTATGTACAagcaattcattcattcagctaTTTCTAAACAAATCAACAACTAATATCACtagaaaagtagaaaacactgagtttttttttttttttttttacagtagttGAAGGGGAATGTTGTGTGTGGTTGTAGAGGGAATTATTTCAGTTCATTCAACCTTCACTGATGTGATGACCATGATCTGAGCTTCTCAGAGCTCATTGTGCTCGAGTCCCTGACGAGAGATCTTGTTGGACAAGTCCTGCATATGTTTCTTCATCTGAAATCAGAGAATGAAAGACATGCATGTGACCATTTAACTGCAAGATAAATTCAAAGACAATATATGTTAATACCTAGTGATACTTTCATGGCATAAAGCTCCATCCCAAAAATGAATAAAGCTGACACATTTATCAGTCAAAATGTACTTTGAAACTGTTGAAACATTAGCTGGCATACCAAATAATAAATTAGCAGCTGTACCATTGCCAATGTTCAAGCATTGAAAACTAATTATGGACTTCTCATTAGCTACAATACAAATTATACTTTAACTATAACCATACATTTTCCTTGTGTGAGGTTTGATGAAAACCATTCCTGATAGAGCTCTTGAACAGTTTCCAACAGCCTTTATTTTATTACCAAAAACTGTTGTGTTGCAACTCCAGAAATAAGAGACTCTGCTCTTCTACGACAGGAACAATGTCAGGTGTCCTTAACCTTTGTCCCCTATTTCTTACTGCATTTTCTCAGCACTATAGCAATGTTCTATTCCTTGCTCATTTTGCAACATCATTAGTTTCTACCGCAGGCGAGCAGTCAACCAGTGGACAGTAGTAGCTTTGTGGTGTTTGATGGCAGAATGTAGAGCAAGACCTTTTTATCCCTCCTTACCTTGTAGCCCATCTCCCTGGTCTTCTCAGCGAGTGTGTTGTACTTTTCCTGGTTCCTCTTGATGTGCTCTTTGTCTCCTGAAGTCTCCACGTGTCGCAGCTTCTGGTGGGAAAGCTCCAGCTGCTCCTGATAATGGCTGTGCTTCTCCACCTTGGTCTCAAAGTGACGCAGCTCCTCCTAAGTGAACAAGGAAAGGAGGGCAGCGAACACAGAGGGGTGTAAGTTTAGTTCACCTTCAATTACATGCACAGCTGGATATGGGAGCTGCTATGCATCTGAAGTAGTGACTGGAGAGGAAATGTCACAGAGAAAACTCTAGCTGCATGTTTCCCTGTGATACATCTGATCTTGAAGAcagatatcttttaaaaaatgtaactgttaatttaaaaaaaaaaaaaaaaaaaaaaaaaaagtgagttCACTGTGATTCTCTGCTCAAGGGCCAAAAGGTGAAATGAGCACAATGAGAGATAGGAGAGTGGAATActtgttcatttcaaatgtgTAATGCATAAAATGTGATCATGATAATGTGCACTCTAGGCTTAATGGCTTACCATACACATATAGTACTTAGCTACCAAGTACACTGCAAAAGTTAATGCACTTGATTAAAAAGTTTCTAAGAGTTGTATTCTAAGAAACAAAAAGTGTTATCAAATTGGTGAAAGTATAAGTGTACAAAGAACTGTCAGTGATGCAAGAGCTACCTTGAGAGAGTCCAGCTCATTTTCGCTGAGGTTGGCTCTCTTGGCAGCCTCCCACAGTTCAATCACACGAGGCTCCCGAAACTCTACAGAGGAAGAAccgacagagagaaagatgaagagatAAACAGGCCAAGGAGACAGTTTGGAGCCTCACTAATACTTGCACACTCAAGAGGGAGGGAGCTTTGAAGAGGAGCAGTCACAGATGTTTTATAAGATACAATAACAACAACGTCAAGCTACCCTAGTTacttaatcacacacacacaatataaaagagaagaaaactgCTTGCATTCACATCTCAGCTTCAGGTGCTGTCACAGATTTCTCTTTACTCCACAACTCTATAAGTACTACAAAACTGCACGTATAACAAAACCAGACGGAGAAAACAGGGATGAGGAGATTAAGACTGTTGTGAGGGGAGGATAAGAACAAGTGTTTGAGAAACAACCTGGAGGGGAATTAGGAGAGAGGAAGTAAAGGAGTCGGTATGAATCAGCAGCAGGAACATCACCTTCGTCTGTACTCCCCAACAGACTCCCACTGAAACCTGCACAACTGAGACCCCACACAAACTCTGCAGTACTCGACCAAAAGCAGCAGAATATGAGCGATAAAGACTGAACATTTGTAACATTCATTACTTCGTAAAGAGTAATGAATGTTTTCTCCGAGTTAAATAGCACAAGGACAAGCTGGTTTACTTCACTAGATGGATGCAGCTTCTTTAAATAACCTCTTTCAAATACTTCTTTTTCACATCCTTTCCATTTTAGGGACATATTCAATTTGAAGCTAAAAGCCCAAAACACTTAACTTAACCATTAGCATATCAATGCTCACCAACTGTGATATGGCAGAGTGAGCGTGTTATTATGATTACAAATCCCAGTGATTAAGTTGATGAGATAAATGCGGAGTGAGACTGAGACGCAGAAAGAGACaagctgtgtgagtgtgtgttttctttctctcaccgCTATCTTCAGTGAAGCCCTCGTGGCTGAGCTTACGGAGGCGCTCGAAGCCCTGGTTGAGGTCTCTCATTTTCTGCTTTAGGTCCGTGTGCTTCTGGTGCAGCACGTGCTCTTTGGCGTCGCCCTCCAGGGGAGAGATCACATTCTTGTGTATTTCTGTTGAGGAGAACAGACGGAGGGaaagaaggggaggagaggaggtgatgGGGCAGGTTAAGAGTCAAAAGCCGACGGGGTTGGGTGGGTGGTTTAGATGGGAGTGAGGGCAGAAGAGGAGAGTAGAGGAAATGAGTGAGGGATGAAACAAGAAACCATGAAgaatagaaagaagaaaagaagacaaaaagaagaaggaaattaaagcaataaaagagacagaaaaacagcatttaatATGGAGAATTTAGTAGTAGCTATAAGATAACTTGTAAAAATTTTACGCCAGTTCACGGGACTGGCTTTTTCTTCATAtatcacatttatattttcataagAACCTTGAGTAGCTTATGCGCCTACTCTTCCTGGTTAATGTACCAGTGTGGTTATGAAATACCTGCCTGTCTCACCCAAGAAAAAGGTGAGGAGGTAAAAACCAGACAAAAGCCAACTGGACAGCGCCATACTGACTCAATGATAACAGTTGACATTTGGAtcgaaagaaaaaaaggctaaaCCGAGACAAAATGAAGACTGGGGAAGACAGGCAGTAAAAGCATGCGTGGAtggaggtggtggtgttgtGGAGGTGCACGGGGACTCCCCTCGAGGCAACATGTGATTGGCTCAATATTTAAATGCATCAGACAAGCAGAAAGACACCCCCGGCTTGTTGGGCAGAAACATAGCGCTGTTGAGTGGAAAAGTTCTGGCACGAAACAGCTGCAAAGTGTCAGTCACGTCTGAAGGACGTGTGCCTGTCCTCCCTGCATCTATCTGAAACACAGTGGGGCCCGTCAGCTCGGTTTAAAACTCACAGCTTGATGTGATGTGACAAGCACTGATAGAGCACAGAGTGGTGGGTGGCAACATGTGCAGTGTGATACCTTCCACCTACGCACATGACCACAAGActgaacagagagacagagagcactTAAGATTTGGTACTGATTTTTGGATGACTGACCTTAGCAACAGCAGAATTGGTAAAAGAGGGTGAGAAGGTTTATTTCTTTGCATTAATTTATTGTGGAAGCTGCCCAacagat
Encoded proteins:
- the dok7b gene encoding protein Dok-7 isoform X2 — translated: MTDTVVAEGQVKFRDGKKWKTRWVVLRKPSPVADCLSLLVYKDKKKGKEKGHKERLNVTLEGICGVEPGPGYDGVSYTLSILCLAHTLVLGFTSRDALLAWDARVCYSLGEVHRFSVNVEPGTKLESGPASLHLCNNLLVLTRGVPPDVIGHWKLSALRRYGAVTNGFVFEGGTRCGYWAGVFFLSCSEGEQISFLFDCIVRGITPSRAPHGMRPVLPDPNADPVSAEERINQEASELEKRLSMLSHCSLASSTASTYSCSTSVAGDDQSSISSSSSSQSDASYGSRLPFWVEPLARPHLSNETASSSSTLKALTSSDDRLYATVMGSSGTSPSSAQLHPRGLHDSGRQSSLDSGIGIATGSQSSYSGSFSSYTGSLDTTSQGGGEEFGSLASLPAPPPPSSPPSVPPPSPFQSTLTPENSSATSSSSPCASRSSSCASWGRSEEYQIPSLLRLRYDTPRNLLQSLNLREPSAREDPPELGRDRRSSGDGGDSQGQRFSNSPTGPTAQLQAMMQRSHSWGSERAPSVDSEGTSTQIALLVPGDLVCGGAQCSQGLDNYITPEQWRWTRNRCLTQVANSPSGLSPSADTQEPPLCVREEHDDIGDAGDKLAGLKRSVPSLPPSGPPPLPVAFSMHRPTSACGMFPSAHEAPPSVSLDTGLHSDSTVNYVNIPISPLPAKTNRELLYSELDLQEPGSAPVSSPYSAVRGSTLQLCRPKEGSIRYAHLDISAMETAHRVGAEHVQGREDRLTQLESRRRGPPNRLCNAQLDDTSK
- the dok7b gene encoding protein Dok-7 isoform X1, with amino-acid sequence MTDTVVAEGQVKFRDGKKWKTRWVVLRKPSPVADCLSLLVYKDKKKGKEKGHKERLNVTLEGICGVEPGPGYDGVSYTLSILCLAHTLVLGFTSRDALLAWDARVCYSLGEVHRFSVNVEPGTKLESGPASLHLCNNLLVLTRGVPPDVIGHWKLSALRRYGAVTNGFVFEGGTRCGYWAGVFFLSCSEGEQISFLFDCIVRGITPSRAPHGMRPVLPVDPNADPVSAEERINQEASELEKRLSMLSHCSLASSTASTYSCSTSVAGDDQSSISSSSSSQSDASYGSRLPFWVEPLARPHLSNETASSSSTLKALTSSDDRLYATVMGSSGTSPSSAQLHPRGLHDSGRQSSLDSGIGIATGSQSSYSGSFSSYTGSLDTTSQGGGEEFGSLASLPAPPPPSSPPSVPPPSPFQSTLTPENSSATSSSSPCASRSSSCASWGRSEEYQIPSLLRLRYDTPRNLLQSLNLREPSAREDPPELGRDRRSSGDGGDSQGQRFSNSPTGPTAQLQAMMQRSHSWGSERAPSVDSEGTSTQIALLVPGDLVCGGAQCSQGLDNYITPEQWRWTRNRCLTQVANSPSGLSPSADTQEPPLCVREEHDDIGDAGDKLAGLKRSVPSLPPSGPPPLPVAFSMHRPTSACGMFPSAHEAPPSVSLDTGLHSDSTVNYVNIPISPLPAKTNRELLYSELDLQEPGSAPVSSPYSAVRGSTLQLCRPKEGSIRYAHLDISAMETAHRVGAEHVQGREDRLTQLESRRRGPPNRLCNAQLDDTSK